In Butyricicoccus intestinisimiae, the DNA window CTGGAGCATGCGCGGACATCGGTGGCGCTGGGGACGCTTGTGGATCCGCAGCTGCTCACAGGCTTCGGGCCGCAGATTCCGTTTGGCGTGGTGTCGCTGGGCTGCGTGACAGCACAGGTGGAGTCGCAGTTTTCCAGCGCCGGCATCAATCAGACTTTGTATGAGGTCTCTGTGACGATCTGTGCGGATTTCTCGCTGCAATTGCTCGGCACGGCGAAAAGCATGACGGTGCGGGCAAACTATCCGCTGGAAGAGAGCATTCTTGTCGGAGATGTGCCAATGATTTCCGCAAATTCAAAATAACCTCTTTTTCTGCACGGATATTTTTGCTATAATAGATATGATTGTTTAG includes these proteins:
- a CDS encoding sporulation protein YunB; translated protein: MRRHRKGKILLCVTLTGLLLIPAMAAAVLRPKLAVYAENYVQYQATSKMEHAVASCADQMEEIGTLHRDETGAVTALTTNSAAVNRIRTQLVQRVYDEIGTLEHARTSVALGTLVDPQLLTGFGPQIPFGVVSLGCVTAQVESQFSSAGINQTLYEVSVTICADFSLQLLGTAKSMTVRANYPLEESILVGDVPMISANSK